A single region of the Anticarsia gemmatalis isolate Benzon Research Colony breed Stoneville strain chromosome 11, ilAntGemm2 primary, whole genome shotgun sequence genome encodes:
- the Sf3a1 gene encoding splicing factor 3a subunit 1 isoform X1 produces MPSIDILLPPGQQHDMPMEEPQAPPPPVIGIIYPPPEVRNIVDKTASFVARNGPEFEARIRQNELGNPKFNFLNSGDPYHAYYQHKVKEIREGKGPDPSVPTPMGAPPIQRPGLAPATAARQQELLKAAAPAEPPPPRDPPPDFEFIADPPSISALELDIVKLTAQFVARNGRQFLTDLMKKEERNHQFDFLRPQHSLFQYFTRLLEQYTKVLLPPKELVSKLAAEVRSGVLEQARSRAAWHSHQARRKAADEAKIEKERLAYASIDWHDFVVVETVDYPAGEPGDFPPPTTPLEVGARVLAQERGEDITHAQNEDDDTEMQLESESESESDDDLAEMEDRTQQQQRPDDNRVQDMEEDSSSSEDEGGQEATRAPGEEAPLPPRPGRVVVKVYDPKQPRPQPAPASEEWLVSPITGEKIPANKVADHVRIGLLDPRWLEQRDRAAAERNDRDEALAPGAAIEASLKQLAERRTDIFGVGDEETAIGKKIGEEERRRDDRVTWDGHTSSVEAATRAARAHITLEDQIQQIHKVKGLLPDEEKEKIGPKPVGAAGPPRAAPPRPPAPAPPPRPPPAAPAPAPPPVLLQPLPSLMVLPPMAPRPPLIPTPVGAVGPVGAVGAVSAVAAAGFPFGSVSAVSAAPAPPEDDEGPAAKRARTEDALEPEMSWLARHPGPAPIQVALPSLPERAEWRLDGRSLPMSVSLSTTVAELKNLLQHSTKMPIAKQKLHYEGLFFKDTNTLAYYNVPPGAVIQLQVKERGGRKK; encoded by the exons ATGCCTTCAATCGACATATTGCTCCCTCCGGGGCAGCAGCATGATATGCCGATGGAGGAGCCCCAAGCGCCTCCGCCGCCAGTCATTGGCATCATCTATCCTCCACCAGAAGTGAGGA ATATTGTTGACAAAACTGCCAGCTTCGTTGCTCGTAATGGGCCAGAGTTTGAGGCCAGGATTAGACAGAATGAACTGGGGAACCCCAAGTTCAACTTCCTCAACTCTGGTGATCCATACCATGCTTACTATCAGCATAAAGTCAAAGAGATCAGGGAGGGGAAAG GACCTGATCCTTCAGTCCCCACTCCTATGGGGGCTCCGCCAATACAACGACCAGGATTGGCACCAGCGACCGCAGCACGTCAGCAGGAACTACTAAAAGCAGCCGCACCCGCTGAACCTCCGCCACCACGTGACCCTCCACCAGACTTCGAGTTCATCGCCGACCCACCTTCTATCTCAGCCCTTGAACTCGACATAGTCAAACTTACAGCACAGTTCGTCGCCAGGAATGGTCGACAGTTCCTCACAGACCTCATGAAGAAAGAGGAACGTAACCATCAATTTGATTTCCTTCGACCCCAACATTCGCTTTTCCAGTACTTCACGAGACTGCTGGAACAGTACACCAAAGTACTCCTGCCGCCAAAAGAATTGGTTTCTAAACTAGCTGCCGAAGTACGCAGTGGAGTTCTTGAGCAGGCACGCAGCAGGGCCGCCTGGCACTCGCATCAGGCCCGACGTAAGGCCGCTGACGAAGCCAAAATAGAGAAGGAACGTCTAGCTTATGCATCTATCGACTGGCACGACTTTGTAGTCGTCGAAACTGTGGACTACCCAGCTGGAGAACCGGGAGATTTCCCGCCACCCACTACGCCGCTTGAAGTCGGTGCAAGAGTGCTGGCACAAGAGAGGGGCGAGGACATTACTCACGCGCAAAATGAAGATGATGACACTGAGATGCAGCTCGAATCAGAGTCTGAGTCGGAATCGGATGATGATCTAGCAGAAATGGAGGACCGCACACAACAACAACAACGACCTGACGATAATCGTGTCCAAGACATGGAGGAAGACAGCTCCTCGTCAGAAGACGAAGGTGGTCAGGAGGCTACGAGGGCTCCCGGTGAGGAGGCTCCCCTGCCGCCGCGACCTGGCCGTGTGGTCGTCAAGGTGTACGATCCCAAACAGCCTCGTCCTCAGCCGGCACCCGCGAGCGAGGAATGGCTGGTGTCTCCCATCACTGGAGAGAAAATCCCTGCCAACAAAGTTGCAGACCACGTTCGTATCGGTCTGCTGGATCCTCGCTGGTTAGAACAGCGCGACAGAGCTGCTGCAGAGCGTAACGACAGAGATGAAGCACTTGCACCTGGAGCCGCCATCGAGGCTTCACTTAAACAg CTCGCCGAGCGTCGTACGGATATTTTCGGTGTGGGTGACGAGGAGACGGCGATCGGTAAGAAGATCGGCGAGGAGGAGCGACGACGCGACGACCGCGTCACGTGGGACGGACACACGTCCAGCGTGGAGGCCGCCACCCGCGCCGCGCGAGCTCACATCACACTCGAGGACCAGATACAACAGATACACAAG gtcAAAGGTCTACTGCCTGacgaagaaaaagaaaagatcGGTCCAAAACCAGTGGGCGCGGCTGGCCCACCTCGGGCTGCACCACCCCGCCCACCTGCGCCGGCACCGCCCCCGCGCCCCCCACCAGCGGCCCCCGCCCCGGCTCCACCGCCAGTGCTATTGCAGCCACTTCCCTCGCTGATGGTGCTGCCACCTATGGCGCCAAGGCCTCCGCTAATACCTACACCTGTAGGTGCCGTAGGACCTGTCG GTGCAGTGGGCGCAGTTAGTGCAGTGGCTGCCGCCGGGTTCCCCTTCGGTAGTGTGAGCGCGGTGAGCGCAGCGCCGGCGCCGCCCGAGGATGACGAGGGCCCCGCCGCCAAGAGGGCCCGCACTGAGGATGCGCTCGAGCCTGAGATGTCCTGGCTGGCTAGGCACCCTGGACCCgcgcccatacag GTGGCGCTACCATCACTGCCGGAGCGTGCCGAGTGGCGGCTGGACGGTCGCTCGCTGCCGATGTCCGTGTCGTTGTCCACCACCGTAGCCGAGCTCAAGAATCTGCTGCAACACTCCACAAAGATGCCTATCGCCAAACAGAAATTGCACTACGAG GGTCTATTCTTCAAAGACACGAACACTCTGGCGTACTACAACGTGCCGCCCGGCGCCGTCATACAGCTGCAAGTGAAGGAGCGCGGTGGACGCAAGAAGTAA
- the Sf3a1 gene encoding splicing factor 3a subunit 1 isoform X2, giving the protein MPSIDILLPPGQQHDMPMEEPQAPPPPVIGIIYPPPEVRNIVDKTASFVARNGPEFEARIRQNELGNPKFNFLNSGDPYHAYYQHKVKEIREGKGPDPSVPTPMGAPPIQRPGLAPATAARQQELLKAAAPAEPPPPRDPPPDFEFIADPPSISALELDIVKLTAQFVARNGRQFLTDLMKKEERNHQFDFLRPQHSLFQYFTRLLEQYTKVLLPPKELVSKLAAEVRSGVLEQARSRAAWHSHQARRKAADEAKIEKERLAYASIDWHDFVVVETVDYPAGEPGDFPPPTTPLEVGARVLAQERGEDITHAQNEDDDTEMQLESESESESDDDLAEMEDRTQQQQRPDDNRVQDMEEDSSSSEDEGGQEATRAPGEEAPLPPRPGRVVVKVYDPKQPRPQPAPASEEWLVSPITGEKIPANKVADHVRIGLLDPRWLEQRDRAAAERNDRDEALAPGAAIEASLKQLAERRTDIFGVGDEETAIGKKIGEEERRRDDRVTWDGHTSSVEAATRAARAHITLEDQIQQIHKVKGLLPDEEKEKIGPKPVGAAGPPRAAPPRPPAPAPPPRPPPAAPAPAPPPVLLQPLPSLMVLPPMAPRPPLIPTPVGAVGPVVGAVSAVAAAGFPFGSVSAVSAAPAPPEDDEGPAAKRARTEDALEPEMSWLARHPGPAPIQVALPSLPERAEWRLDGRSLPMSVSLSTTVAELKNLLQHSTKMPIAKQKLHYEGLFFKDTNTLAYYNVPPGAVIQLQVKERGGRKK; this is encoded by the exons ATGCCTTCAATCGACATATTGCTCCCTCCGGGGCAGCAGCATGATATGCCGATGGAGGAGCCCCAAGCGCCTCCGCCGCCAGTCATTGGCATCATCTATCCTCCACCAGAAGTGAGGA ATATTGTTGACAAAACTGCCAGCTTCGTTGCTCGTAATGGGCCAGAGTTTGAGGCCAGGATTAGACAGAATGAACTGGGGAACCCCAAGTTCAACTTCCTCAACTCTGGTGATCCATACCATGCTTACTATCAGCATAAAGTCAAAGAGATCAGGGAGGGGAAAG GACCTGATCCTTCAGTCCCCACTCCTATGGGGGCTCCGCCAATACAACGACCAGGATTGGCACCAGCGACCGCAGCACGTCAGCAGGAACTACTAAAAGCAGCCGCACCCGCTGAACCTCCGCCACCACGTGACCCTCCACCAGACTTCGAGTTCATCGCCGACCCACCTTCTATCTCAGCCCTTGAACTCGACATAGTCAAACTTACAGCACAGTTCGTCGCCAGGAATGGTCGACAGTTCCTCACAGACCTCATGAAGAAAGAGGAACGTAACCATCAATTTGATTTCCTTCGACCCCAACATTCGCTTTTCCAGTACTTCACGAGACTGCTGGAACAGTACACCAAAGTACTCCTGCCGCCAAAAGAATTGGTTTCTAAACTAGCTGCCGAAGTACGCAGTGGAGTTCTTGAGCAGGCACGCAGCAGGGCCGCCTGGCACTCGCATCAGGCCCGACGTAAGGCCGCTGACGAAGCCAAAATAGAGAAGGAACGTCTAGCTTATGCATCTATCGACTGGCACGACTTTGTAGTCGTCGAAACTGTGGACTACCCAGCTGGAGAACCGGGAGATTTCCCGCCACCCACTACGCCGCTTGAAGTCGGTGCAAGAGTGCTGGCACAAGAGAGGGGCGAGGACATTACTCACGCGCAAAATGAAGATGATGACACTGAGATGCAGCTCGAATCAGAGTCTGAGTCGGAATCGGATGATGATCTAGCAGAAATGGAGGACCGCACACAACAACAACAACGACCTGACGATAATCGTGTCCAAGACATGGAGGAAGACAGCTCCTCGTCAGAAGACGAAGGTGGTCAGGAGGCTACGAGGGCTCCCGGTGAGGAGGCTCCCCTGCCGCCGCGACCTGGCCGTGTGGTCGTCAAGGTGTACGATCCCAAACAGCCTCGTCCTCAGCCGGCACCCGCGAGCGAGGAATGGCTGGTGTCTCCCATCACTGGAGAGAAAATCCCTGCCAACAAAGTTGCAGACCACGTTCGTATCGGTCTGCTGGATCCTCGCTGGTTAGAACAGCGCGACAGAGCTGCTGCAGAGCGTAACGACAGAGATGAAGCACTTGCACCTGGAGCCGCCATCGAGGCTTCACTTAAACAg CTCGCCGAGCGTCGTACGGATATTTTCGGTGTGGGTGACGAGGAGACGGCGATCGGTAAGAAGATCGGCGAGGAGGAGCGACGACGCGACGACCGCGTCACGTGGGACGGACACACGTCCAGCGTGGAGGCCGCCACCCGCGCCGCGCGAGCTCACATCACACTCGAGGACCAGATACAACAGATACACAAG gtcAAAGGTCTACTGCCTGacgaagaaaaagaaaagatcGGTCCAAAACCAGTGGGCGCGGCTGGCCCACCTCGGGCTGCACCACCCCGCCCACCTGCGCCGGCACCGCCCCCGCGCCCCCCACCAGCGGCCCCCGCCCCGGCTCCACCGCCAGTGCTATTGCAGCCACTTCCCTCGCTGATGGTGCTGCCACCTATGGCGCCAAGGCCTCCGCTAATACCTACACCTGTAGGTGCCGTAGGACCTGTCG TGGGCGCAGTTAGTGCAGTGGCTGCCGCCGGGTTCCCCTTCGGTAGTGTGAGCGCGGTGAGCGCAGCGCCGGCGCCGCCCGAGGATGACGAGGGCCCCGCCGCCAAGAGGGCCCGCACTGAGGATGCGCTCGAGCCTGAGATGTCCTGGCTGGCTAGGCACCCTGGACCCgcgcccatacag GTGGCGCTACCATCACTGCCGGAGCGTGCCGAGTGGCGGCTGGACGGTCGCTCGCTGCCGATGTCCGTGTCGTTGTCCACCACCGTAGCCGAGCTCAAGAATCTGCTGCAACACTCCACAAAGATGCCTATCGCCAAACAGAAATTGCACTACGAG GGTCTATTCTTCAAAGACACGAACACTCTGGCGTACTACAACGTGCCGCCCGGCGCCGTCATACAGCTGCAAGTGAAGGAGCGCGGTGGACGCAAGAAGTAA
- the LOC142976626 gene encoding xylulose kinase, which produces MTDETRKKTFLGFDFSTQRLKAIVISEDFTVLHEADVEFDVDLPEFRTAGGVVRGEQRGEVMAPPLLWVKALDMVMDRLVVAGVDFSMIDALSGAGQQHGSVWWSKDAEARLSKLSGDEFIHTQLATAFVCDSPVWMDSSTTADCKALEEAVGGPEELAKITGSRAYERFTGSQIRKIFRTKPRVYAATSRISLVSSFACSLLLGRVAPIDLADGSGMNLLDIRTMKWDETALKACGDESLATKLGEPVPSATVLGSISPYFVQRYAFKPDCKVVAFTGDNCSALAGLRLRSGWVGLSLGTSDTLLLGLQAPAAPPAGHVLVGPTPASPYMALLCFANGSLTRQNHRDRLVGHNWDAFNDLLRATVRGNMGYMGIYFDTAEIVPRAPAHRALWDASGRAVDKAAPQFEARALLEGQALARRAHAEDMGFKLDKSSRVIATGGASVNKELLQIFADVFDTPVYVLEQHANAALLGAAIRAAEVWSADNGTKLPGSELTVSPVATPYPDHDKIYTPMLARYRELIDTVPKLG; this is translated from the exons atgaccgacgaaacaagaaaaaaaacttttttgggATTTGATTTTAGTACTCAAAGG TTAAAAGCTATAGTTATAAGCGAGGATTTTACTGTGCTCCATGAAGCTGATGTTGAGTTTGATGTGGACCTTCCAGAATTcag GACGGCGGGCGGCGTGGTGCGCGGCGAGCAGCGTGGGGAGGTGATGGCACCTCCGCTGCTGTGGGTAAAAGCTCTAGACATGGTGATGGACAGACTGGTGGTCGCTGGAGTTGACTTCTCCATGATTGATGCTCTCTCAGGGGCTGGACAG CAACACGGTTCAGTATGGTGGTCCAAAGACGCCGAGGCGCGTCTGTCCAAGCTGTCCGGCGACGAGTTCATCCACACGCAGCTAGCCACGGCGTTCGTGTGCGACTCGCCCGTCTGGATGGACTCCAGCACCACTGCTGACTGCAAGGCGCTAGAAGAAGCTGTGGGAGGACCTGAG GAGCTAGCCAAGATCACAGGTTCCCGCGCGTACGAGCGGTTCACAGGTTCTCAGATCCGCAAGATATTCCGCACTAAACCCCGCGTGTACGCCGCCACGTCGCGCATCTCGCTGGTATCTTCCTTCGCGTGCTCGCTGCTGCTGGGCAGGGTCGCGCCCATCGACCTGGCCGACGGCTCCGGCATGAACCTGCTCGATATCAGGACTATGAAGTGGGATGAGACTGCACTTAAG GCGTGTGGTGACGAGAGCCTAGCCACTAAGCTAGGCGAGCCGGTCCCGTCCGCCACGGTGCTGGGCTCCATCAGCCCGTACTTCGTGCAGCGGTACGCGTTCAAACCTGACTGCAAGGTCGTCGCCTTCACCGGAGACAACTGTTCCGCGTTAGCAG GTCTCCGCCTCCGCTCCGGTTGGGTAGGTCTATCGCTAGGCACAAGCGACACCTTACTCCTAGGACTGCAAGCTCCTGCGGCACCGCCCGCCGGTCACGTGCTGGTGGGTCCAACTCCCGCCTCTCCCTACATGGCGCTGCTGTGCTTCGCTAACGGCTCGCTGACGCGACAGAATCACCGTGACAGACTTGTGGGTCACAACTGGGACGCTTTCAACGACCTGCTCAGAGCTACTGTTAGGGGAAATATGGGGTATATGG GCATATACTTCGACACAGCGGAGATAGTCCCGCGGGCCCCCGCTCACCGCGCTCTGTGGGATGCGTCGGGCCGCGCCGTGGACAAGGCGGCGCCGCAGTTCGAGGCGCGCGCGCTGCTGGAGGGACAGGCGCTGGCCAGGCGGGCTCATGCCGAGGATATGGGCTTCAAACTGG ATAAATCATCGCGAGTAATAGCGACGGGCGGCGCCTCAGTCAACAAAGAGCTTTTGCAAATCTTCGCAGATGTGTTCGACACACCTGTATATGTACTT GAGCAACACGCGAACGCCGCACTGCTGGGCGCGGCGATACGTGCCGCCGAGGTGTGGAGCGCTGACAACGGTACTAAACTGCCTG GATCTGAACTGACAGTATCTCCGGTGGCGACTCCATACCCGGACCACGACAAGATCTACACGCCGATGTTAGCGCGGTACCGAGAGCTCATCGACACTGTGCCCAAACTTGGCTAA